In Salvelinus alpinus chromosome 30, SLU_Salpinus.1, whole genome shotgun sequence, a single genomic region encodes these proteins:
- the LOC139559730 gene encoding C-C motif chemokine 4-like, whose amino-acid sequence MKALLSLLLLFAAALLMSTTSAQAGGSVISCCLEIKGTAVRRKLIVSYYLQDTAMCNIKAVTFVTAKGKRICSDTSNPWAQTTMQYLNEKNKSHTLQKHHIASTTTSTTTTTIAQPANNNPHKTTFSAHNPKIASQWSTTHHKT is encoded by the exons ATGaaggccctcctctctctcctgcttctcTTCGCCGCCGCTCTACTGATGTCCACTACTTCTGctcaag CCGGTGGATCAGTAATCTCCTGCTGTTTGGAGATTAAAGGCACTGCAGTGCGCCGCAAACTGATCGTTTCCTACTACCTACAAGACACAGCCATGTGTAACATAAAGGCAGTGAC GTTTGTCACAGCGAAAGGCAAACGAATCTGCTCTGACACTTCCAACCCCTGGGCACAGACAACCATGCAGTACCTGAACGAGAAGAACAAGTCTCACACACTGCAAAAACATCACATCGCCtcaactactacttctactacaaccaccactatcGCACAACCAGCCAACAACAACCCTCACAAAACAACATTTTCAGCTCACAACCCCAAAATTGCTTCTCAATGGTCAACAACTCACCACAAGACGTAG